The following are encoded together in the Glycine max cultivar Williams 82 chromosome 8, Glycine_max_v4.0, whole genome shotgun sequence genome:
- the LOC100782677 gene encoding pentatricopeptide repeat-containing protein At3g29230, with the protein MQMQVPVGGRVPTWFSRQRLLEEKLCDLHKCSNLDSVNQIHAQVLKANLHQDLFVAPKLIAAFSLCRHLASAVNVFNHVPHPNVHLYNSIIRAHAHNTSHPSLPFNAFFQMQKNGLFPDNFTYPFLLKACTGPSSLPLVRMIHAHVEKFGFYGDIFVPNSLIDSYSRCGSAGLDGAMSLFLAMKERDVVTWNSMIGGLVRCGELEGACKLFDEMPERDMVSWNTMLDGYAKAGEMDRAFELFERMPQRNIVSWSTMVCGYSKGGDMDMARVLFDRCPAKNVVLWTTIIAGYAEKGFVREATELYGKMEEAGLRPDDGFLISILAACAESGMLGLGKRIHASMRRWRFRCGTKVLNAFIDMYAKCGCLDAAFDVFSGMMAKKDVVSWNSMIQGFAMHGHGEKALELFSRMVPEGFEPDTYTFVGLLCACTHAGLVNEGRKYFYSMEKVYGIVPQVEHYGCMMDLLGRGGHLKEAFTLLRSMPMEPNAIILGTLLNACRMHNDVDFARAVCEQLFKVEPTDPGNYSLLSNIYAQAGDWMNVANVRLQMMNTGGQKPSGASSIEVEEEVHEFTVFDQSHPKSDDIYKMIDRLVQDLRQVGYVPMIHQ; encoded by the coding sequence ATGCAAATGCAAGTTCCGGTGGGAGGGCGAGTCCCCACATGGTTCTCTCGGCAAAGACTCCTCGAAGAGAAGCTGTGCGACCTTCACAAGTGCAGCAATTTGGACTCTGTGAACCAAATCCACGCTCAAGTCCTCAAAGCCAATCTCCACCAAGACCTCTTCGTCGCTCCCAAACTCATCGCCGCCTTCTCCCTCTGCCGCCACCTCGCCTCCGCCGTCAACGTCTTCAACCACGTCCCCCACCCCAACGTCCACCTCTACAACTCCATCATCAGAGCCCACGCCCACAACACTTCCCACCCTTCTCTCCCCTTCAACGCTTTCTTCCAAATGCAGAAAAATGGACTCTTTCCTGATAATTTCACGTACCCTTTTCTCCTTAAGGCCTGCACTGGCCCCTCCTCACTTCCTTTGGTCCGAATGATTCATGCCCATGTCGAAAAATTTGGTTTTTATGGGGATATCTTTGTGCCCAATTCGCTTATTGACTCCTACTCCAGGTGTGGCAGTGCCGGGCTTGATGGGGCCATGAGCTTGTTTTTGGCCATGAAGGAGCGGGATGTGGTCACTTGGAACTCCATGATTGGTGGGTTGGTCAGATGTGGTGAGTTGGAGGGTGCTTGTAAGCTGTTTGATGAAATGCCTGAGAGGGATATGGTTAGTTGGAACACCATGTTGGATGGGTACGCCAAGGCAGGGGAGATGGACAGGGCGTTTGAGCTGTTTGAGAGAATGCCCCAGAGGAATATCGTTTCGTGGTCGACGATGGTTTGCGGGTATAGCAAGGGTGGTGACATGGATATGGCGAGGGTGTTGTTCGATAGGTGTCCAGCCAAGAATGTGGTGCTTTGGACGACGATAATAGCGGGGTATGCTGAGAAGGGGTTCGTGAGGGAGGCGACGGAGTTGTATGGGAAGATGGAGGAGGCTGGGTTGAGGCCTGATGATGGGTTTTTGATTAGCATTCTGGCGGCGTGTGCTGAGTCTGGAATGCTTGGGTTGGGGAAGAGAATTCATGCTTCTATGAGGAGGTGGAGGTTTAGATGTGGCACTAAGGTGTTGAATGCGTTTATTGATATGTATGCCAAGTGTGGTTGTTTAGATGCGGCCTTTGATGTCTTTAGTGGAATGATGGCGAAGAAAGATGTGGTGTCTTGGAATTCGATGATTCAGGGGTTTGCCATGCATGGACATGGCGAGAAAGCGCTTGAGCTTTTTTCTAGGATGGTACCCGAAGGTTTTGAGCCAGATACATATACATTTGTTGGCCTTTTGTGTGCTTGCACTCATGCTGGCCTTGTTAATGAAGGGCGTAAGTACTTTTATTCGATGGAGAAAGTGTATGGGATTGTTCCTCAAGTTGAGCATTATGGTTGTATGATGGACCTTCTCGGCCGCGGCGGACACCTGAAAGAAGCTTTCACGCTTTTGCGCAGCATGCCTATGGAACCCAATGCCATTATATTGGGTACTCTTTTGAATGCTTGTCGGATGCATAATGATGTAGATTTTGCAAGAGCTGTGTGTGAACAGCTGTTTAAGGTGGAGCCAACAGATCCAGGGAATTACTCCCTTCTGTCAAATATTTATGCTCAAGCAGGAGATTGGATGAATGTTGCCAATGTAAGGTTACAAATGATGAATACAGGAGGTCAAAAGCCTTCTGGGGCCAGTTCCATAGAGGTAGAAGAAGAAGTGCATGAATTTACTGTATTTGATCAGTCGCACCCTAAATCAGATGATATATATAAGATGATTGACAGATTGGTACAGGACCTAAGGCAGGTTGGATATGTTCCGATGATACATCAGTAG
- the LOC100783218 gene encoding UPF0301 protein BF2109, whose translation MEACFLSHNSFTKTTDQLIPTIRNGSLPHHKRSSQHLQCRKARIPLPISCCHMSSPSPFGDDDKPTLSSDWRSFRAKLVAGEQLTRHVEEVNDLDTVVDHPPLITIGDKWAHVIHEPENGCLLIATEKLDGVHIFERTVILLLSTGPLGPSGIILNRPSLMSIKETRSTALDVEGTFSNSPLFFGGPLEEGIFLLSPKEGNGGDGVGKSGVFEEVMKGLYYGAKESVGCAAEMVKRNAIGLGDFRFFDGYCGWEKEQLRDEIRAGYWTVAACSPSVVGLGSVGSIGLWDEVLGLMSRRKVM comes from the exons ATGGAAGCATGCTTTCTCTCCCACAATTCCTTTACCAAAACCACCGATCAACTCATCCCCACAATAAGAAACGGGTCTCTACCACACCATAAGCGATCTTCTCAACATCTTCAGTGTAGAAAAGCTAGAATTCCACTTCCCATATCAT GCTGCCACATGTCATCACCATCACCGTTTGGTGATGATGACAAACCTACCCTAAGTAGTGATTGGCGATCTTTCCGTGCAAAATTGGTGGCAGGAGAACAATTAACAAGGCATGTTGAGGAGGTGAATGATCTAGACACTGTTGTGGATCATCCTCCACTGATCACCATTGGTGACAAATGGGCACACGTAATCCACGAGCCCGAAAATGGGTGCTTACTAATTGCCACCGAAAAGCTTGATGGGGTCCATATTTTCGAACGGACGGTCATCCTTCTCCTATCAACTGGGCCCTTAGGCCCATCAGGGATCATCTTGAATCGTCCATCGTTGATGTCCATCAAGGAGACTAGATCAACGGCTCTGGATGTGGAGGGCACGTTTTCCAATAGTCCCTTGTTCTTTGGGGGGCCCTTGGAGGAAGGGATTTTTTTGTTGAGTCCAAAAGAGGGTAATGGTGGTGATGGGGTGGGGAAGAGTGGGGTGTTTGAGGAAGTGATGAAGGGTTTGTATTATGGGGCAAAGGAAAGTGTTGGTTGTGCTGCTGAAATGGTGAAGAGGAATGCGATTGGGCTTGGGGATTTTAGGTTCTTTGATGGGTATTGTGGGTGGGAGAAGGAGCAATTGAGAGATGAGATAAGGGCTGGGTATTGGACTGTGGCTGCGTGTAGCCCAAGTGTGGTTGGGCTGGGGAGTGTGGGAAGTATTGGGCTTTGGGATGAGGTTCTTGGGCTTATGTCCAGAAGGAAGGTCATGTGA
- the LOC100783753 gene encoding probable mitochondrial saccharopine dehydrogenase-like oxidoreductase At5g39410, translating into MEEEQNGGRFDLIILGASGFTGKYVLREALKFLNTPSSPLKSIAIAGRSPQKLTQALQWASRPNPPPSLPILTADTADPSSLRSLCARTGLLLNCVGPFRLHGEPVVAACAAAGCDYLDISGEPEFMERVEAAHHERAVETGALVVSACGFDSVPAELGVMFNSRQWMGPAAPNRVEAYVALESEKRIVGNFATYESAVLGVANAHQLQQLRRSRPRKPRPQIPGPPTSKGETIENNKKIGLWAVKLPSADSIVVRRTLGILTENLHGLPGLNESAETVEKREAFWSSVKPAHFGVKIGSKSFLGILRIIMVGVFIGLFGSIGFGRQLLLKFPEIFSLGWFRKNGPSEEEVESASFKMWFVGHGYSDGSIASQGNTKPDMEIVTRVMGPEVGYLTTPIILIQCALVLLCQRDNLPKGGVYPPGIIFGPTDLQERLQQNGISFDVISKSTIS; encoded by the exons atggaggaggAACAAAACGGCGGTCGTTTCGACCTCATAATCCTGGGCGCCTCAGGCTTCACAGGCAAATACGTCCTCCGCGAAGCCCTCAAATTCCTCAACACCCCATCCTCCCCCCTCAAATCCATAGCCATAGCGGGCCGAAGCCCACAAAAACTAACCCAGGCCCTTCAGTGGGCCTCCAGGCCCAACCCTCCCCCCTCCCTCCCCATCCTCACCGCGGACACCGCCGACCCCTCCTCCCTCCGTTCCCTCTGCGCCCGCACGGGCCTCCTCCTCAACTGCGTGGGCCCCTTCCGCCTCCACGGCGAGCCCGTCGTGGCCGCCTGCGCCGCAGCGGGCTGCGACTACCTCGACATCTCCGGCGAGCCCGAGTTCATGGAGCGCGTGGAGGCCGCGCACCACGAGCGGGCCGTGGAGACAGGAGCGCTTGTAGTATCGGCTTGTGGATTCGACTCCGTGCCCGCGGAGCTCGGCGTGATGTTCAACTCCAGGCAGTGGATGGGGCCCGCCGCGCCGAATCGCGTGGAGGCTTACGTGGCGCTTGAGTCTGAGAAGAGGATTGTGGGGAACTTTGCTACTTACGAATCTGCGGTTCTCGGTGTTGCCAATGCGCACCAGTTGCAGCAACTCAGAAGGTCACGCCCAAGAAAACCTAGGCCTCag ATTCCTGGACCTCCTACTTCAAAAGGAGAAACTATAGAGAACAACAAGAAAATTGGTCTTTGGGCAGTGAAGTTACCTTCAGCAGATTCAATTGTAGTTCGACGAACGCTAGGGATTCTAACAGAAAACCTCCATGGTCTCCCTGGGCTGAACGAGAGTGCTGAGACAGTTGAGAAAAGGGAAGCCTTCTGGTCATCTGTGAAGCCAGCTCATTTTGGTGTGAAAATAGGCTCAAAATCTTTCTTGGGCATTCTCCGAATCATCATGGTTGGAGTTTTCATTGGTCTTTTTGGAAGTATTGGTTTTGGAAGGCAGCTTCTTTTGAAATTTCCTGAAATATTCAGCCTTGGTTGGTTCAGGAAGAATGGCCCCTCTGAAGAGGAGGTGGAAAGTGCTTCCTTCAAGATGTGGTTTGTTGGACATGGTTATAGTGATGGGAGCATTGCTTCACAGGGAAACACAAAACCTGACATGGAGATTGTAACAAGGGTTATGGGACCTGAAGTTGGATATCTGACCACACCAATAATTCTTATTCAGTGTGCTCTTGTTCTTCTCTGCCAACGTGACAACCTTCCAAAAGGAGGAGTTTACCCTCCTGGGATCATCTTTGGTCCAACTGATCTCCAGGAAAGACTTCAACAAAATGGAATATCCTTTGATGTCATCTCAAAAAGCACCATTTCTTGA